A genomic segment from Glycine max cultivar Williams 82 chromosome 1, Glycine_max_v4.0, whole genome shotgun sequence encodes:
- the LOC100805520 gene encoding uncharacterized protein, with protein MCIHTTQSLRILRFHCSRYSLLMMMSYQSMEETRKFVCKYCSKRFPCGKSLGGHIRTHMMSEYHHHSALANEERNNNNNNAANANAMFKFDGGRKRKRDLGSEENGNNNYGLRENPKKTTRFVHSNATLQLDKFCKECGKGFPSLKALCGHMACHSEKDKRRFATEKQKLVMDSQSDTETSSAPRRSKGMKFKTLSNNNQPQSSSVSEVEQEQEEVARCLMMLSKDSSYKGRFALLTESSDNNSIVITKSPSLETKVTTMINGYGKNSMSSAYVERKLELEQNKDLKFKSAEVGYDSDNSDSGYFRYGPKSDVSNDDGFFRNEVKSSKVGYLNGFDQEYDVESRKVLSRGRSRSSEFNEFVLEDWENYDREDGVAARTFDSKKFKKSNYDDSLGQNLGGVSTRKYECLTNEMYNGCSDDSAYESDENSTDTDSYPAPKAHSNRNNLSVQKGKKKKKLKSKKSKAHECPICNKIFRSGQALGGHKRSHFVGGSEENTLVIRPSAPPAAVPCLIDLNLPAPVDE; from the exons ATGTGCATACACACAACACAGTCCTTGCGGATTTTGAG ATTTCATTGTTCTCGTTATTCGTTACTCATGATGATGTCGTATCAATCAATGGAGGAGACGAGGAAGTTTGTGTGCAAGTATTGCAGCAAGAGGTTCCCTTGTGGGAAGTCTCTGGGTGGCCACATCAGGACTCACATGATGAGTGAGTATCATCATCATTCAGCTTTAGCCAATGAAGAgaggaacaacaacaacaacaatgctgCTAATGCTAATGCTATGTTCAAGTTTGATGGTGGGAGAAAGAGGAAGAGGGATTTGGGGTCTGAAGAAAATGGGAACAACAATTATGGTCTCAGGGAGAACCCCAAGAAGACCACGAGGTTTGTGCACTCCAATGCCACTTTGCAACTTGACAAGTTCTGCAAAGAATGTGGGAAGGGTTTTCCATCATTGAAGGCTCTTTGTGGCCACATGGCTTGTCACTCTGAGAAGGACAAGCGAAGGTTTGCTACTGAGAAGCAGAAATTGGTTATGGATAGTCAATCTGACACCGAAACTTCTTCTGCTCCAAGGAGGTCCAAGGGAATGAAGTTCAAGACCCTTAGCAACAACAACCAACCTCAATCTTCTTCTGTGTCAGAGGTTGAGCAGGAGCAAGAAGAGGTGGCTAGGTGCTTGATGATGTTGTCTAAAGATTCTAGCTACAAGGGTCGCTTTGCTTTGCTCACAGAGTCTTCTGACAACAACTCGATTGTCATTACGAAGTCACCTTCTCTTGAAACCAAGGTTACTACTATGATCAATGGTTACGGTAAGAATTCTATGTCTAGTGCTTATGtggagaggaagctggagcTGGAACAGAACAAGGACTTGAAGTTTAAGTCTGCTGAAGTCGGCTATGATTCTGACAATTCAGATTCTGGGTATTTCAGATATGGTCCTAAGTCGGATGTTTCAAATGATGATGGGTTTTTCAGGAATGAGGTTAAGTCTTCGAAAGTTGGGTACTTGAATGGTTTTGATCAGGAGTATGATGTTGAATCGAGGAAGGTGCTGAGCAGGGGAAGAAGCAGGAGCAGTGAATTTAACGAATTTGTTTTGGAGGATTGGGAGAATTATGATAGAGAGGATGGTGTGGCTGCAAGAACATTTGATTCAAAGAAATTTAAGAAGTCCAACTATGATGATTCTCTTGGTCAAAATTTAGGTGGGGTTTCTACTAGGAAGTATGAGTGCTTGACTAATGAAATGTACAATGGTTGTTCTGATGATTCTGCTTATGAGAGTGATGAGAACAGCACTGACACTGATTCTTATCCTGCTCCAAAGGCTCACAGCAACAGGAACAACCTCAGTGTCCAgaaggggaagaagaagaagaaattgaagTCAAAGAAAAGCAAGGCACATGAGTGTCCAATTTGCAACAAGATTTTCAGGTCAGGCCAAGCCTTGGGGGGTCACAAAAGGTCCCATTTTGTTGGAGGTTCTGAGGAAAACACACTTGTGATAAGGCCAAGTGCTCCTCCTGCTGCTGTTCCTTGCCTCATTGATCTCAATCTACCAGCACCGGTTGATGAATAG